Part of the Rhinoraja longicauda isolate Sanriku21f chromosome 22, sRhiLon1.1, whole genome shotgun sequence genome, CCAACAGTGGAGCTGAACGCCTTGTGTATGAAAATGGGAAAGAAACCGACCTACAGACCAATTGATCCGTATCCTGGGTTAAGGCCGAGCTACAACATACTGAGAAATAATGCTTACCCTCAAAGGTATCTATTTTATTAATCCACTGAGCTCTGTTATTTCAACCACCTCAGCTAGAATGATTTATCTGTTCTCAGTAATTAATAGAATGCAAGAAGGGGAGATACTATTTTGCTTTGAATATTTAGGAGGATATTTCCGTTTGGTGAGTGGGGGGTGTTCCCAGTAAAAGCAGAGGCAGAAGGTTCAGAACATCCCTGGTCATGAAGGCGTGCGATAGATTTGAAGCATTGTCAATGATAGTCAACAACTAACATCTGTGGGGAACTTGTGAAATTTCTCACATCTTTTTCTATGAGCCCATTTAAGCATAGCAATAATTGTGTTTGATTGCTGTGAAGTGCTATTCTCAGTCACGGTGCATTTGATTTTGGTGAAATAAAAGCTGTTTGTTTATCACTGTTTATTGACTTCAATCAGAAACTTCATATTCTGATGAAAGTCTCAAGAAGATTTCTAATAATGAAGAGAAGTCTCAATGAAATTGTCATAAATGATATATTTTTGCTTCCCCAAGATACTTTTACCCTTTCCCTCCTGTCGGACCAGTCACGTACCAAGTTGAACTAGTAATCGGAAACCAGCAGTTCCAGGGAAAAGGGAGATCCAGGCAGGCTGCTAAACATGATGCAGCTGCCAAAGCACTCAAAGCTTTGCAAAATGAAATCCTGCCATCCAAGTTACCAACTGTGAGTATTCACATCTTTGGtgaatgtttagattttttttatttttaaagtcaaGTTAAATATATTAGGCAGTGCAATGTTGCACCTATTATACCTGCAGGTTGTTGATTCCAGTCAGACGGAAGCCTGTTTGTCTTCCAAATTGCTTGTGCTCTTTCTATCCCATTCTGTTTTCTTTTGAAGATTGCCCCTTTTCACTTCATCCCTCCCTCGATCTGTCTGTCAAAAAGGATAAAGTACTagtgtaactcagcagttcaggcatcctctctggagaacatgataggtgacgtttcaggtttcctgaccagaaatgtcacttatccatgttctctggagatgttgcctgacctgctgagttgctccaacgatttgtgtccttttgtgataaccattacctgcagttccttgttgctgagTTAGTGTTGCGGTGTTGTTCAAGTTGGTTggtgggaagaagcagttctaaACCTGGAGGTCGCAGTCCTCAAGCTTCTGGACCtttttcccaatggtagcagcgagatttgAGCCTGAGAAAATGGGAATTTTAATGCTTTGAGATGTTCTGAAAGCGAAATGAAAGGCTCTTACTATGTAAATAATCTTCTATTTGTGGTCAGTGGAGGAAGTTTAAAATTTTGACTTAAATTCTTTTTGATGTCTTTGGACTTGAAGCTGGTTTGGTTTTAGAATGTTCATTAAGCCATTTCATGCTCTAACTATGTTACTTTTCAGATTAATGGCAAAgaaaatgatgatgatgatctcaATAAGTCTGAAATAAGCCAAGTGTTTGAGATTGCATTGAAAAGAAATATGCCTGTGAACTTTGAAGTAAGtttttttagtgtatctttaatgTTCATGAGTTAAATTATTGATAGAttgattgtgatttttttttatgcATCTTGGCAAACTATCTAAATTTAAATTTGCACAAAATAAATTCACTTGCAAGAATTATTACTGAGTAGTCGATTTACCGACTgatttcatttattatttattcaatTTCTTGCATTGGCCACAAGTTCATTTAAATCTCTTCAGTATCTGCAATATCAGGGGATGTTGCTCTGAATTGCTTTCCATGTTAGTGAAGTCACAGTATGTCAGTGTACGTGCACTTTGCTGAGATTTCTGTCTGGTTCCTGGGATTTCTTAATTGTCTCGTTTATTTTCCCTCATTGTAATTTGTATGCAAGGTGAAAAATTTAAGATATTCAAAATGACGTATTACATTAAACTTAAATTTGAAATATATTTTCGTACTTCTGAAGATTCTAGCTGTACTTGGTCATTCAACTTTGATTGTGACCACTGAGCATATTCAATGCACTTTATTTTCTAAATTGCATCAGGCTCTCCTGTTAGATCACGCAAAGGGATTGTTTCTTAAATTTCTAATGCTTTATCTGGATGGTTTTCCATTGCATTACAAAGAATTGGTAAATTGTGGATAACTGGAGAAATGTTAAACTTTGGATATCTATTTAAACAGAAAATCAAACAGATGTGTGCAAAGGAGTTACACTCCTTTCTGATTACACAtacaagggttcagagaagatttacaaggatgttgcaggaCTAAAGGCTTCTGAGCTATAGGGGttggttgaggaggctgggactctattccttggaatgcaggaggacgaggggtgatcttatagaggtgtataaaatcatgagaggattagatcgggtagatgcacagagtctcttacccagagtaggggaatcgaggacaagaggacataggtttaaggtgaaagggaaaagatttaataggaatctgagggctacatttttcacacaaagagcggtgggggtgtggaacaaactgccagaggaggtagttgaggtagggactatcccaacatttaagaaacagtcaggtacatggataagacaggtttggagagatatgggccaaacgcaggcaggtgggactagagtagctgggacatggtggccagtgtgggcaagtttggccgaagagccgatttccaagctgtatcactctaactTTATGACATCTGCCGTTTGTCATGGTAAGTGAATTTCACGGAAAAGAAGAGGCATTCAATTGGGTGAGTGCAGATTCTTGAATATTCAATCCTCTGTCTGTCTAGTTGGATGTATTTTAAGATTTATAACTGGACGAGGTTTTCTTTATGAGCAAAACAGGATAACTAAGTATTTAGTAGTTAGATTGCCATAAATAATCCTTTTGAACCTGATGAAATGCAGAgagaaattatatttttataaatgcATGAAATCATGAGTGATTCTGTACTTTGAACAATGGGGTTGTGCATTAATACTACCAGCCAACTTTCCATATGGGTTGCGTGATCATTTTTAATTgtcttgtaattaaaaaaaatgaatgaatatatTTAGTGACTTTGTGGGTATGCAGCAGGCAATATGCTACCTGACTCGTTTTAGATTTTGGAAAGGGATGCGTGTGTTTTGAGGTGGTCTTCATTTGTTCAGCACACCCAGATCAATAAAGTGGTTGCTCAAGTTCCTTCTGTTGCTCATCAACAATGTAATCTGAAATGTGACCCCCAGGCGACAATTCAGAATTGTGTGCACAATTCCCTAATCCCAAAGTTGTGTGAGAGCATTACTGCCCGGTTTATCTCTCCTGGCACCACCGCTAGTCGATAATACGTAAAGTACTTCCACCTGCATGTAAAATTTAAATGATCAAATTGGATGCTAGTTGTCAAGGCGATAAATCTCGTCTTGTACAGGAACCTTTATCCTGCAGCTAATCAATGTTTTATGCTGCACTGGAAATCTTTGTAAAgggtatataataatatatttcctGATTGAATGCCACTTATCAACTTGGAAACACAATGGTTGGTTGGGTACAAAATGGATAAATTAGACATTATATGCTGAAGTATTTTCTTTTTTGTGTAGGTAATAAAAGAAAGTGGTCCTCCTCACATGAAAAGTTTTGTGACTAAAGTAATGGTTGGAGAATTCTCTGCAGAAGGAGAAGGGAAGAGTAAGAAAATATCCAAGAAAGCTGCTGCTATAGCCGTTTTGGAGGAATTGAAGAAACTTCCACAACTCCCCACAGTAGAAAAAGTGAAACCACGCATAAAAAAGAAAACTAAATCAATAGTAAAGGTGCGTATGGAAAGACATATTGTTTGCTTGTTAAAATAATTTGTGTGGCTCAGTTATTTTTAAGATTTCTGCTAAAGCAGAATTGCAGGTTTTAATTTGTTTCATTAATGGGAGCATCAAAGTAGCCCTGAAATGAGAATATTGCTCAAGTGTGCTAGCTGAAGCTTAAGTTCAGCAGGAACACAAATGTAGAGTTCTGCTGAGACCTCAACTGGAATATTTTGCAGAGGTCTTGCTTCCTTGCCCAAGAAAAGGTGAACACTGGTACCTTAGTGGGATGAAGGGGGCCGATTCAATGTAACATTCTTGACCTTGGAAACCAagcatttttaagtctgtttggaGGCCCTGGCATCAGCTACTCAACATGCTGGCACTCTGTCCAGATCTTGCAGTTTCCTGTTGAATGTGATGGAAGCAGCTGTCTCCCTATCTCCTCGTGGCCTCAAAACACTCTTCCGAACCCAGAGATTTTTCATTGGTAACAGGGTAAGCAGTCACCATCACAAAATTTGTTACCATGCCACCTGTGCTCGCATGCCCCACAGCTGTGTTTAGTGGCTCAACCCACAGTGAGCCCTGCAGAGCTGAGGTCATTTGTACTGTTTCTATGCCGCACAAGTGTCTACGAAGGGCTGAGCCCATACCCAGGTTCCTGGGGCAGCATTGGGAAGAGTAGGTTCACACCAGGTTGCCATCACCCAACGTTGCATCTCTTTGTAGTCAATGCTATTATGACCCTTTGAGCAACGAATCTGTCAGCATTCTTGTCGCTGGGAATACATCCTGGGCACTAAAAGACATACTAATAAACTTATATTGCAGTGTAAGTATTTTCACTTGCAACGGAAATTTAGCAGGTGGATTCCTGAGGTGGTATTCGTATAAAGTGAAATTAAGCAGATTATGCTCTTGTGTCGGAAAAGACAAGTGATCTCACTGAAATGTGCAAAACTCTTGGAAGCTTGACAGGGTTGAAATGGAGTTTATATCTTAAAATAAGCAAGCAGCTGTTGGAGGCAGGGGTGTGTATTGACTACTTCAACCAGAGAGTATTGAATCGTTGGAACTCTCAACTTGAAACGGGTGTGAAGGCTCAGAGCTGAATGACAGATTGTCTTTGGGTTTTGAGGGAATTAAGGAGAATTGGATGAATGCAACATTATGGTGCTGAGAAACCAAATGCCTAACACCTGTTATTTGTATTTTCTTAAGAATTATGGTTTTACATGAAATAGATCTCAATTGCTGGAATTTGTTGTTTCAGAAAAAGTATTAAAGGCagtaggtttaatttagtttattgtcacatctaccaaggtacagtgaaaagctttttttgtggaTGGTGTCCCATGTGTATTTTACTAGTCAGTCTCCACCTGAACCATAGTGATGATCCtgagcctgatccactgagttcttccagcacttttgctcaagattccggcatctgcggttcctagTTTCTCTCAAAAATTACGGATCAAGTTTGCTTTGAAGTTCCTGATGTTTGTACCCCGAATGGCATTTCACTTTCCCACAAACCTGTGCACGTGGCTTTTGGGCgtgcacttatcatatcatatcatatcatatatatatacagccggaaacaggccttttcggccctccaagtccgtgccgcccagcgatccctgtacattaacactatcctacacccactagggacaattttttttttttacatttacccagccaattaacctacatacctgtacgtctttggagtgtgggaggaaaccgaagatctcggtgaaaacccacgcaggtcacggggagaacgtacaaactccttacagtgcagcacccggtctccggcgctgcattcgctgtaaagcagcaactctaccgctgcgctaccgtgccgccctaatgccaCTTAACATTAGAATATCTTTCTGGCATTCATGCTGGCCCTGTTGGCCCAACCTCGGTAAGATTGCAAACAATGTATTGGACAGCATCATGAAGCCATGGGATGGGGAAATAAATGACACAactgcatttttttaaactggTTATTTGCCTGGgttggggggtagtgggggaggagaaaatggcaaACCGACACTGCACATTATATATCAAAAAGGAGAGCAGCTGTGGGAGCTCGGGCCagtcatcatctgtggagggaaatgaacagtcaatgtttcagttGGTGATCCTTTAtctaagagtctcaacccgaaacgatgATAAGAAAAGGTTTATTTTTGTTTGATGTCCATGGGCAATGGTAAGgtcactgaactttttttgtcgAGGAAATTTTTTAACTGGATTTTTAAAACAATCTGACTAAGCATTCATTCAAGGAAGTGAAATAAAGGATACCATCCAAGCAGAATGGTGGGTTGACTTTTGATTGGCTGATCAAAAAATCTGCTGGTACTTTATCAGGTTTCGTGAGTGAATCACAAATTCATGGGTAAGGTACTTTGTATCGTATCATCTGCAGGATTACTGTTTCAGCAGCCTCAGGTTTTGAGTGAAACCCCAATTTTATTTTCTATGCATGCTCACGTATCAAGGTACTGCGACCTAAACGCTTATGTAGATGTCTGCTGTACTTCATGCTCGTTGCACAGACAGGATACATGTTAACTAATTGGAATTGTGCACAGTTTTCAACAAATGTGTAATTGTGCTTCCACATTCAAATTTGGCCTTTGCTATCCAGAGATATTTTTGTGAAACAAGCAGTGATAGTTGCATAGCACAGACGTGGGTTCGTTGGTCTCCCTTTgtgcccatctacacaaatcccattttcccCACATCAGATTTATATCCCTCAATAACTTAAGTGcttatctaaatgtctcttaaacatggtGACTATATCTGACTAGTGACAGGTACCAAccattgtgtttaaaaaaaaagtaaagttaTCCTCTGATCTCCTTAAAACTACATCCTTtaatcttaaacctgtgccctcttatTTTTATGGGGAAAGGATTTTGACTATCTTTTCAATACTTCATGATTCTTTGAACAATTTTCCTATTTGTACTATGTATGGACTAATCTCCATGactttattttgtttattgtatGTTAATCATTTTCAAAGAATTGATTCTTGCACTTCTATTGCCTTTGCATCTGTGTGTTTTGTCTATATTAAAAAATCTAAGTTGCTGTCTTGTGTGAAGGTGTGTTTTTCATAAGTGATATTTGCTTTTCTGTCAGTCATCTAAGTTATGGAACCTGGTTGTGTTAATTATTTTATCTTTCAAAATATCTGGATGatatgtctattgtcttttgtgaaAATCAATTGGTCTGATTTCAAAGCTAATTTAATTCTTGAACCTTGCTTTTATTATTGTCTGCTCCTTGATCTTCCTGTCCGTTGAGGGTATTTTACTTTTTTTCTTCAATGAGGGATGTGAATTCTGGAAAATGAAACATTCCCCATTCTAAACACTTTTGGTGGCAATTTCAATAActtagattgaagaagggtcctggcccgaaatgtcacctatctgtctAAATAAGGGCCCTAACTTGAAACGTCAATGTTATTTttgaactgtgtaggaaaataactgcagatgctggtacaaatcgaaggtatttattcacaaaatgctggagtaactcagcaggtcaggcagcatctcaggagagaagaaattggtgatttttcaggtcgagacacttcttcagactgaagaggggtctcgacccgaaacatcacccattccttctctccagagatgctgcctgacatgctgagttactccagcattgtctttTTTTATATCTTAGATTTGTCGGGGTTTTTTTCCTTTATCAACTCGTGCAGTGTTCACAGAAATAAGGTCATATCAATGGTAGGTTATATGGATTCTTAAATTGAGATGAGGACGGATCTTTTTGGTTAATGCTGAACTAATTTTGTATTAGATTCCATCCTGTAGCTTTATGATGAATATCCTGACTAGTTAGAACAATCTGAATTAGTGTCTTTTTTTTAGATTATTTGTTCACATACCGATTCTTGCTATTTTAGATTGGCAGTATTAATAGAAGTAATATGTTATTACATTTGATACTGTGCGTTAGGGGGAGCGATTGTGAGCTATTAATTTATCCTCAGGCAAAATGGCAGCATTAGCTCTCAatgttagctgaactaattggaACGTTTTATACTTTTACATAGTGACACATTTCTGGATCATTTACTGCAGAACATTTTGACTCATTTTTGACTGTCAGGAAAATTATATAGGATTAGAAGTAGACCGTCTCTTCTTTGTGAAGAATACAAAAGTGAAAGGTGGGGGGAAAAAATGACAAAACAACACCACTTATGGTGTCTCAAATCTGCAAGATTCAGCATTGCAAATTttcaatttttctttaaaaaaaaaattaggttACTTGTATACCTAGACCCAAAACAATCTGGCTTTATGGATTTGGCTGCAAAAGTTAAACTTCATTCATCATTTTGCCCATTGATTTAATTTGATTCGTGCTGAAATGCTGAGCttgcattttttttattttttttttaagctaCAGACCAGTCCAGAATATGGGCAAGGAATGAATCCAATCAGCCGTCTAGCTCAAATTCAgcaagcaaaaaaagaaaaggagCCTGAATATACATTAATGGTAGAACGAGGCCTTCCTCGCCTCAGAGAATTTGTTATGCGGGTGAGAAATGTTACATAATTTATTTGATTTTCTGTAGATTCTGAAAAATACAATCCCAAATAATTTGAACTGTGCTCTGTTCTATAGGTAAAAGTCGGTGGTCAAATAACAGAGGGAATGGGCCCAAATAAGAAGGTTGCTAAACGAAATGCAGCTGAGAAAATGCTGGAGCTTTTAGGTTTTAAAGTTCCTCAGCCTCAGCCACCGAAACCTGCTCTGAAAACTGATGAAAAGGTAATACTTTTTCTGCAATGCAGATAATAACAAATTAATTTTAATGATCTTTGAGTGTTACAAGGTCTGTTCTGAAGAATTTCTCATATCCTTTTCAGCCAACTTTGAAAGAACCTGTCAAAGGAAGAAAAGTAACCTTTTTTGAACCCAATTCCTCCATGGAAGATACAGCGGCAGGTTGGTTGCAGGGAACTTAGAAATGCTATGTTCTAATATTTTGCCTCGTCTTTCCTCCGCACTATTTCAGCTGACTTTTCCTACCTGAAtcactatatattttttctttcatcTACTTGTCTATCTTTTAAACTCTACGATTTGGCACATGTTATAGAAAGTTAAGCATAAAGTCAAGCGACCGCAATGATATTGTGTGAAGGTGTAGAATTAAGCCAACTTGGTGTTATCATTGAGAAACTAACTGCACAATAATAAACAGTTAACCAACGACTCAGCAATCTTCTGGTTCACTTGTGCCTCCTTTTCTCAACGCAGAGAATGTTTGGCATTTACGCACAGCTggctaatattttttttaagtagcAATCTTGATTAACATCTCTATTTCACACTCTGCGTTTTTCCTCTCTTCGGCGTCCTTGTTTCTATTGAATTGTTTCTCCATTTCACTTTAAGATGCAGACAGTCTTTCTGTTTGCGATATAAATAACCCAGTGTGCAAAATTGGTATTGGCTTTTGTTCTGGGGATAAAGATTTGAACACGTCCTTGTTTAGGAACGGCATCACTTAAGAAGTGAACTGCAACACGAGGCGCATCTAAAAcagttgtcatagagtgatacagtgtgaaaacggacgcttcggcccaacttgcccacaccggctaacatgtcccaactGTACTAGTCCCACtgctcgcgtttggtccatatccctccaaacctgtccgatctatGCACCTgtagaactgtttcttaaatgttgggaaagtccctacctcctctggcagcttgttccatacacccaccaccctttatgtgaaaaataacAAGTAtcgtacaaatgtaaaaatttaaTTCTAGTTGCTTTGTAAAGTGCGTTGGCCCATGTCATCTTTACATATCAAGAAGCCATCAGTGTCACAATGGAAAATGGTGGAGAATAAAAATATGGACGTATTTTCTTTTTAATAAATGGCAGCAATCAAAGGGGAAATGTTTGTTCCATTCGGCATAGTATGTTGTTTTTATATGAATGAGGAAAATGGGCTTGATCAGACTATTACATCACCAATAAGAGTGCAACATTGCTAAGATTAATTTAAAGTGTATGTTGAAAGATTCTGCAACAATCAGTTCATGTGCTAAGGCAATTATTTTCATCTATTAAACATTGTCACGTGTAATATTTCAGGTAAAGATGGGAGCATGCGCCTGGAAGATGAGTTCCGAATGCCTTATCCCAGCCACCAGCAACTGCCTGCTGGAATCCTACCCATGGTTCCTGAAGTAGCCCAGGCTGTTGGAGTCAATCAAGGGCATCATACCAAAGATTTCAACAGGCCTGCGGTGAATCCGGCAATGACCACAATTACTGCAATGATTGCAAGAGAACTGCTGTATGGTGGGACATCCTTAACTGCTGAAACTGTATTGAAAAATAACCCTGCAGCCCGCAAGCCACAAAACACCCTAACCAGACCTTCAGAACAGTTGGAGTTTCTAGCTAATGTTCAAGCATTGCAGGTATAACAAATCTATCTTGGGCATATGTTTCTAAGAAGTTATTATTTTTGTGCCATGGAAATGTAGCGAAATGCACTGTACACATCACATCTTTGTATAGCCAGTTGATGAGCTGTTTTCTGTCTTACTGTACTTGGTAGTTTTACTTGTATTATTCAAAATTATATAGTTCTATTCTGGTACTAATTTTGGGAAACAAATCTTGAACTCGATCCTTGCAAAATGAGAGTGAATTCTCTGATTCTATTGCTACATTAATGTCGTGTTAATCAGATTTTGCGGGTCACTTATACACTAAATAGTATTTTTGAATGGTATTGTGATAGGGCTTACCCAATAAATTGACTGTTATATATTAAAGTTCAAAGGTAATATAAATACTGACTTAAAGGGAAGtcaatgacatctcattcaaatggGAGAGTTGATAGATGTATAAGATGAGTTCAGATCTCCCAGATTAGTGGAGCAGGTCCAGAAAGCCTATGGGgcaatattttgttttgataAAATGTAAGAAATGGGAGCATGCATTTTCATTCTGCCCTTTTGAGCTTGTtctgccattcatcgtgatcatagcTGAGCTCTGGTTCTGTTGTCTGCttattcccttgattcctttcataCCCTGAAATCTATGGATCCCTGTTTGAATGGAGTTGATGACAGAGTCCCTACAGTCGGGGGAGAGAATCCCAAAGATTCAGTGCTTTCTGCATGAAAAAATGTCTACTCTTGATTCTGCTTTAAGACTCCTTAGCTTGAGGAAATGACCTCCCAATATCCAGCCTGTAATAACGTTCGTTTCTgtgagatataataataataataataatatatttattttatatagcgccttaacacatgcacaaagcgctttacaaatacaattaacatagaaacaaacagacaaactatcctgacggaaaagcggcgaataatcaacgccagcgtcctctcacgtcagggtccagcagtagacattaaagaacacaagacacacagatacaattttttacacaaaacagccatcacagtgattgctctaggcataccctcactgtgatggaaggcaaagtcttatctcctcctcgttcttctcccgtggcgccacgaggcgatcgaggctcccaaccccttgaagcccccaccgggcga contains:
- the stau1 gene encoding double-stranded RNA-binding protein Staufen homolog 1 isoform X5, giving the protein MNWKCEMSQIQVHNSSSSLSQPLMGNIVGQGIPTGLGPLTSENASRPIQSSALPSVSATSTSAAAVPSNMANPKEKTPMCLVNELARFNKIQPEYKLLNELGPAHAKVFTVQLTLGDQQWEAEGSSIKKAQHAAAAKALVETSLPKPPPRPPRNDSKNPDSVTPTVELNALCMKMGKKPTYRPIDPYPGLRPSYNILRNNAYPQRYFYPFPPVGPVTYQVELVIGNQQFQGKGRSRQAAKHDAAAKALKALQNEILPSKLPTINGKENDDDDLNKSEISQVFEIALKRNMPVNFEVIKESGPPHMKSFVTKVMVGEFSAEGEGKSKKISKKAAAIAVLEELKKLPQLPTVEKVKPRIKKKTKSIVKLQTSPEYGQGMNPISRLAQIQQAKKEKEPEYTLMVERGLPRLREFVMRVKVGGQITEGMGPNKKVAKRNAAEKMLELLGFKVPQPQPPKPALKTDEKNFSYPFQPTLKEPVKGRKVTFFEPNSSMEDTAAGKDGSMRLEDEFRMPYPSHQQLPAGILPMVPEVAQAVGVNQGHHTKDFNRPAVNPAMTTITAMIARELLYGGTSLTAETVLKNNPAARKPQNTLTRPSEQLEFLANVQALQVEYKDFPKNNKNEYVSLINCSSQPPLISHGIGKDVESCHDMAALNILKLLSERDQQNVEISRTGNGPIAVCVKQEIDGDTLIKPANSNTLGQTLDVTD
- the stau1 gene encoding double-stranded RNA-binding protein Staufen homolog 1 isoform X7; translated protein: MNWKCEMSQIQVHNSSSSLSQPLMGNIVGQGIPTGLGPLTSENASRPIQSSALPSVSATSTSAAAVPSNMANPKEKTPMCLVNELARFNKIQPEYKLLNELGPAHAKVFTVQLTLGDQQWEAEGSSIKKAQHAAAAKALVETSLPKPPPRPPRNDSKNPDSVTPTVELNALCMKMGKKPTYRPIDPYPGLRPSYNILRNNAYPQRYFYPFPPVGPVTYQVELVIGNQQFQGKGRSRQAAKHDAAAKALKALQNEILPSKLPTINGKENDDDDLNKSEISQVFEIALKRNMPVNFEVIKESGPPHMKSFVTKVMVGEFSAEGEGKSKKISKKAAAIAVLEELKKLPQLPTVEKVKPRIKKKTKSIVKLQTSPEYGQGMNPISRLAQIQQAKKEKEPEYTLMVERGLPRLREFVMRVKVGGQITEGMGPNKKVAKRNAAEKMLELLGFKVPQPQPPKPALKTDEKPTLKEPVKGRKVTFFEPNSSMEDTAAGKDGSMRLEDEFRMPYPSHQQLPAGILPMVPEVAQAVGVNQGHHTKDFNRPAVNPAMTTITAMIARELLYGGTSLTAETVLKNNPAARKPQNTLTRPSEQLEFLANVQALQVEYKDFPKNNKNEYVSLINCSSQPPLISHGIGKDVESCHDMAALNILKLLSERDQQNVEISRTGNGPIAVCVKQEIDGDTLIKPANSNTLGQTLDVTD
- the stau1 gene encoding double-stranded RNA-binding protein Staufen homolog 1 isoform X6, with translation MNWKCEMSQIQVHNSSSSLSQPLMGNIVGQGIPTGLGPLTSENASRPIQSSALPSVSATSTSAAAVPSNMANPKEKTPMCLVNELARFNKIQPEYKLLNELGPAHAKVFTVQLTLGDQQWEAEGSSIKKAQHAAAAKALVETSLPKPPPRPPRNDSKNPDSVTPTVELNALCMKMGKKPTYRPIDPYPGLRPSYNILRNNAYPQRYFYPFPPVGPVTYQVELVIGNQQFQGKGRSRQAAKHDAAAKALKALQNEILPSKLPTINGKENDDDDLNKSEISQVFEIALKRNMPVNFEVIKESGPPHMKSFVTKVMVGEFSAEGEGKSKKISKKAAAIAVLEELKKLPQLPTVEKVKPRIKKKTKSIVKTSPEYGQGMNPISRLAQIQQAKKEKEPEYTLMVERGLPRLREFVMRVKVGGQITEGMGPNKKVAKRNAAEKMLELLGFKVPQPQPPKPALKTDEKNFSYPFQPTLKEPVKGRKVTFFEPNSSMEDTAAGKDGSMRLEDEFRMPYPSHQQLPAGILPMVPEVAQAVGVNQGHHTKDFNRPAVNPAMTTITAMIARELLYGGTSLTAETVLKNNPAARKPQNTLTRPSEQLEFLANVQALQVEYKDFPKNNKNEYVSLINCSSQPPLISHGIGKDVESCHDMAALNILKLLSERDQQNVEISRTGNGPIAVCVKQEIDGDTLIKPANSNTLGQTLDVTD
- the stau1 gene encoding double-stranded RNA-binding protein Staufen homolog 1 isoform X4, with the translated sequence MNWKCEMSQIQVHNSSSSLSQPLMGNIVGQGIPTGLGPLTSENASRPIQSSALPSVSATSTSAAAVPSNMANPKEKTPMCLVNELARFNKIQPEYKLLNELGPAHAKELEALDHHHFGTIATDWGVYSTPLPEVDDRLLRYADIKGEVFTVQLTLGDQQWEAEGSSIKKAQHAAAAKALVETSLPKPPPRPPHSVTPTVELNALCMKMGKKPTYRPIDPYPGLRPSYNILRNNAYPQRYFYPFPPVGPVTYQVELVIGNQQFQGKGRSRQAAKHDAAAKALKALQNEILPSKLPTINGKENDDDDLNKSEISQVFEIALKRNMPVNFEVIKESGPPHMKSFVTKVMVGEFSAEGEGKSKKISKKAAAIAVLEELKKLPQLPTVEKVKPRIKKKTKSIVKLQTSPEYGQGMNPISRLAQIQQAKKEKEPEYTLMVERGLPRLREFVMRVKVGGQITEGMGPNKKVAKRNAAEKMLELLGFKVPQPQPPKPALKTDEKNFSYPFQPTLKEPVKGRKVTFFEPNSSMEDTAAGKDGSMRLEDEFRMPYPSHQQLPAGILPMVPEVAQAVGVNQGHHTKDFNRPAVNPAMTTITAMIARELLYGGTSLTAETVLKNNPAARKPQNTLTRPSEQLEFLANVQALQVEYKDFPKNNKNEYVSLINCSSQPPLISHGIGKDVESCHDMAALNILKLLSERDQQNVEISRTGNGPIAVCVKQEIDGDTLIKPANSNTLGQTLDVTD
- the stau1 gene encoding double-stranded RNA-binding protein Staufen homolog 1 isoform X1, translating into MNWKCEMSQIQVHNSSSSLSQPLMGNIVGQGIPTGLGPLTSENASRPIQSSALPSVSATSTSAAAVPSNMANPKEKTPMCLVNELARFNKIQPEYKLLNELGPAHAKELEALDHHHFGTIATDWGVYSTPLPEVDDRLLRYADIKGEVFTVQLTLGDQQWEAEGSSIKKAQHAAAAKALVETSLPKPPPRPPRNDSKNPDSVTPTVELNALCMKMGKKPTYRPIDPYPGLRPSYNILRNNAYPQRYFYPFPPVGPVTYQVELVIGNQQFQGKGRSRQAAKHDAAAKALKALQNEILPSKLPTINGKENDDDDLNKSEISQVFEIALKRNMPVNFEVIKESGPPHMKSFVTKVMVGEFSAEGEGKSKKISKKAAAIAVLEELKKLPQLPTVEKVKPRIKKKTKSIVKLQTSPEYGQGMNPISRLAQIQQAKKEKEPEYTLMVERGLPRLREFVMRVKVGGQITEGMGPNKKVAKRNAAEKMLELLGFKVPQPQPPKPALKTDEKNFSYPFQPTLKEPVKGRKVTFFEPNSSMEDTAAGKDGSMRLEDEFRMPYPSHQQLPAGILPMVPEVAQAVGVNQGHHTKDFNRPAVNPAMTTITAMIARELLYGGTSLTAETVLKNNPAARKPQNTLTRPSEQLEFLANVQALQVEYKDFPKNNKNEYVSLINCSSQPPLISHGIGKDVESCHDMAALNILKLLSERDQQNVEISRTGNGPIAVCVKQEIDGDTLIKPANSNTLGQTLDVTD